Proteins co-encoded in one candidate division KSB1 bacterium genomic window:
- a CDS encoding MBL fold metallo-hydrolase — protein MIVYDRGIRIAGTRLHLDAHRIVEFSFVSHGHTDHLHNHRKILATPATARFHQLRGRKSEVVQADYHEPLEIEGMYVELLPSGHILGAAQIFVERSGESLLYTGDFKTRPSAMCDPVEVRHADVLVVECTYGRPEYRFASTEDLVERLAHFVESCHRWGEVPVVLGYALGKAQEAVYWLNRLGQKVFVWPEVAAVCSVYREFGRDPGPYDLWTGGPIGEGVVVAPPHALRRPVLRTLGSFRSILLSGWAVDPGVRYRFGVDEAIPFSDHADFDELLEFVRRVQPRKVFTTHGFDDFAAELRWRGYDAWPLRGHGQRPLF, from the coding sequence TTGATCGTCTACGACAGGGGCATACGCATCGCAGGGACTCGGCTGCACCTCGATGCCCATCGGATCGTGGAGTTTTCGTTCGTTTCCCATGGGCACACGGACCACCTCCACAATCATCGAAAGATCCTGGCGACTCCCGCGACGGCTCGCTTCCACCAGCTGCGCGGACGGAAATCGGAGGTGGTCCAGGCCGACTACCACGAGCCCCTGGAGATCGAAGGCATGTACGTCGAGCTCCTGCCCTCAGGGCACATTCTTGGGGCGGCGCAAATCTTCGTCGAGCGGAGTGGAGAAAGCCTGCTGTACACAGGTGATTTCAAGACTCGCCCCTCGGCGATGTGCGATCCCGTCGAAGTGAGACACGCCGACGTCCTGGTGGTGGAGTGCACGTACGGCCGTCCCGAGTACCGATTCGCGTCGACCGAGGATCTGGTGGAGAGACTTGCCCATTTCGTGGAGAGCTGTCACCGCTGGGGCGAGGTACCCGTTGTCCTCGGCTACGCTCTGGGAAAAGCGCAGGAAGCGGTGTACTGGCTCAACCGGTTGGGGCAGAAGGTCTTCGTCTGGCCGGAGGTGGCAGCGGTTTGCAGTGTGTACCGCGAATTCGGACGCGACCCGGGCCCCTATGACCTCTGGACCGGCGGGCCGATTGGCGAGGGCGTGGTGGTGGCTCCGCCGCACGCGTTGCGTCGGCCGGTCCTGCGAACCCTGGGTTCCTTCCGCTCGATCCTCCTTTCGGGATGGGCGGTGGACCCCGGCGTGCGGTACCGTTTCGGTGTGGATGAGGCCATACCCTTTAGCGACCACGCGGACTTTGACGAGCTTCTGGAATTCGTGCGCCGGGTGCAACCCAGGAAAGTGTTCACGACGCACGGATTCGACGACTTTGCGGCAGAGCTGCGCTGGCGCGGCTACGACGCCTGGCCCCTGCGCGGCCACGGGCAGCGCCCTCTGTTCTGA
- a CDS encoding DEAD/DEAH box helicase family protein yields MADVLKYIAPPAIAKIRREIAEAGGNEVFFVGYLDPSLRVVDVDVVARGNETAVPAILQTVSAGDAVIHNHPSGELTPSDADLAIASRLGAEDVACYIVNNDVSAIYVVVEPLRQQELSPLDEEEVLSYFQPGGPIARRLEEYEFRPQQLEMVRKVVGAFNRDEIALIEAGTGTGKTLAYLIPAVLWSLRNKERCVISTNTINLQEQILLKDIPLVRSVVREPFCAVLMKGRGNYACLRKVEDLEREPELFDDEEDGGEELRLILEWVKVTQDGSKSDLNFSPRAEVWERVASESDTCLRARCRHYNRCFVTRARREAARAHLLVVNHHLLFADLAVREAIDGPAQVAVLPPYQRIVLDEAHHLEDVATHYFGFGITRAGMRRLLGRLHRQRGNRVGGLVHRILDEVRQGAGKLTKELSAEIERRIAFELLQDVHEALALGEQTMEDLYQATAQVAQELAAQEEGGEEIKLRITEAVLRFYQSYGSLWEELKQYQTLVDRIANRVLDALIPLRMAEAVLPSLSSPEIEFKATGERLAAASNTLREIFWSDDEQWVRWVEIRPHQTRNIVRLGCSPLEVGPRLAETVFETYRTVVLTSATLTVDQSFAFFRERVGLNLVRGERTVEAILPAPFDYEHQAILAVPTDLPEPNSRAFPDELMRVLHEALLLTHGRAFVLFTSYSLLGRTYERLAGVLRDAGIEAFRQGQAPRHKLLEWFRRDTDSVLFATDSFWEGVDVEGEALSSVIITRLPFRVPTEPIVEARVEAISRRGGNAFLEYTVPQAVLKLKQGFGRLIRKRSDRGCVFILDRRIVEKYYGHLFLRSLPKMRLAVGPREVVFAEVREFLEEPVLVATSGGAPRR; encoded by the coding sequence ATGGCCGACGTTCTCAAATACATCGCGCCCCCGGCCATAGCCAAGATTCGCCGGGAGATCGCCGAGGCCGGCGGCAACGAGGTGTTCTTCGTGGGCTATCTGGATCCCTCGCTGCGGGTCGTGGATGTGGACGTGGTAGCCCGAGGGAACGAGACGGCCGTTCCGGCCATCCTGCAGACGGTCTCAGCCGGGGACGCCGTAATCCACAATCACCCCTCCGGGGAGCTCACCCCCTCCGATGCCGATCTGGCCATCGCCAGCCGCCTGGGCGCGGAAGATGTGGCCTGTTACATCGTCAACAACGACGTCAGCGCCATCTACGTCGTAGTTGAGCCGCTCCGGCAGCAGGAGCTCAGCCCGCTGGACGAGGAGGAAGTGCTGAGCTACTTCCAGCCCGGAGGCCCCATTGCTCGCCGCCTCGAGGAGTACGAGTTCCGGCCTCAGCAGCTGGAGATGGTGCGGAAGGTAGTCGGCGCCTTCAACCGCGACGAGATCGCCTTAATTGAGGCCGGAACAGGCACGGGGAAGACCCTGGCCTACCTGATCCCCGCCGTCCTCTGGAGCCTGAGGAACAAAGAGCGCTGTGTGATCTCCACAAACACCATCAATCTCCAGGAGCAGATCCTGCTCAAGGACATTCCCCTGGTGCGGTCGGTGGTCCGGGAGCCGTTTTGCGCCGTGCTGATGAAGGGGCGTGGCAACTACGCTTGCCTGCGCAAGGTGGAGGACCTGGAGCGGGAGCCAGAGCTCTTCGACGACGAGGAGGACGGGGGCGAGGAATTACGGCTGATCCTCGAGTGGGTGAAAGTTACCCAGGACGGAAGCAAGTCCGACCTGAACTTCAGTCCACGGGCGGAGGTCTGGGAGAGGGTAGCGTCGGAAAGTGACACCTGCTTGCGGGCGCGCTGCCGTCACTACAATCGCTGCTTCGTGACCCGAGCCCGCCGGGAGGCGGCGAGGGCGCACCTGCTGGTGGTCAATCACCACCTGCTCTTCGCCGATCTGGCGGTCCGGGAGGCGATAGACGGCCCGGCCCAGGTGGCCGTTCTCCCTCCCTACCAGCGCATCGTTCTCGACGAGGCCCACCACCTCGAGGATGTGGCGACCCATTATTTCGGCTTCGGGATCACGCGCGCGGGGATGCGTCGTCTCCTCGGGCGATTGCACCGCCAGCGGGGTAACAGGGTCGGCGGGCTTGTGCACCGCATTCTGGACGAGGTCCGGCAGGGAGCTGGCAAACTTACCAAGGAACTTAGCGCGGAGATTGAGCGCCGAATCGCCTTTGAGCTCCTCCAGGACGTGCACGAGGCCCTGGCCCTCGGTGAACAGACGATGGAGGACCTGTACCAGGCCACGGCCCAGGTGGCCCAGGAGCTTGCCGCCCAGGAAGAGGGAGGCGAGGAAATCAAGCTGCGCATTACCGAGGCCGTCCTCCGTTTTTACCAGAGCTACGGAAGCCTCTGGGAAGAGCTGAAACAGTACCAGACGCTGGTGGATCGGATTGCCAATCGCGTCTTGGATGCCCTCATCCCATTGCGGATGGCGGAGGCGGTTCTGCCGTCTCTGAGTTCGCCCGAGATCGAGTTCAAGGCCACAGGGGAGCGGTTGGCGGCGGCCTCCAACACCCTTCGCGAGATCTTCTGGTCGGACGACGAGCAATGGGTCCGTTGGGTCGAGATTCGACCCCACCAGACGCGCAACATCGTTCGGCTGGGCTGTTCGCCCCTTGAGGTAGGACCACGGCTTGCGGAGACGGTATTTGAAACGTACCGCACGGTGGTGCTCACTTCGGCGACCCTGACCGTAGACCAGTCCTTCGCCTTCTTCCGGGAGCGGGTGGGTCTGAACCTGGTGCGCGGGGAGCGCACCGTGGAGGCAATTCTTCCCGCTCCTTTCGATTACGAGCACCAGGCGATTCTGGCTGTGCCGACCGATTTGCCGGAGCCCAATAGCAGGGCTTTCCCGGACGAGCTCATGCGGGTTCTTCACGAAGCCCTCCTGCTCACCCATGGCCGCGCCTTTGTACTTTTCACATCGTACAGCTTGCTGGGCCGCACGTACGAACGGCTGGCCGGAGTTCTGCGAGATGCAGGGATCGAAGCCTTCCGCCAGGGACAGGCCCCCCGCCACAAGCTCCTGGAATGGTTCCGTCGGGATACCGACTCGGTTCTGTTTGCCACGGACTCTTTCTGGGAAGGTGTGGATGTGGAGGGAGAGGCGCTGAGCTCTGTGATCATCACCCGGCTTCCCTTCCGCGTGCCGACAGAACCGATCGTAGAGGCGAGGGTGGAGGCTATCAGCCGCAGGGGTGGCAATGCCTTTCTCGAGTACACGGTGCCCCAGGCGGTCCTCAAATTAAAGCAGGGTTTCGGCCGTCTGATCCGAAAGCGCTCCGACCGGGGTTGCGTGTTCATCTTGGATCGGCGGATTGTCGAGAAGTACTACGGTCACCTGTTTTTGCGGTCTCTGCCCAAGATGCGTCTGGCGGTTGGACCGAGGGAAGTTGTGTTCGCCGAGGTGCGAGAGTTCCTGGAGGAGCCGGTCCTGGTGGCTACGAGCGGTGGGGCGCCGCGGAGGTGA
- the aspS gene encoding aspartate--tRNA ligase, translating to MAREAWQRTHTCGELRAEHVGQTVTLCGWVHRLRDHGGLIFVDLRDRYGITQVRFDPEVSGPARDAARGLKSEYVVSVTGTVERRPAGMVNPKLATGEVEVAAREVRVLNEAKTPPFVIADHTEASEELRLKYRYLDLRRPEMQENLLLRHRLYQVVRAFLNQHGFVEIETPFLMRSTPEGARDFLVPSRIHRGKFYALPQSPQTYKQILMVAGFDRYYQIVRCFRDEDLRADRQPEFTQIDLEMSFVTREDVMELVEGLMVHIFREILGQDLAAPFPRLTYEQAMRRYGTDKPDLRYGLELFDITEVAAQSEFRVFRSVAENHGAVIGLCLPGGAAYSRKDVDELTQYVTSCGGRGLVTLKVEGGKLEGGAAKFLSEGEQAAILEQSGARSGDLLLFVADARETALQLAGNLRQHLAERENLIDGRKHALVWIVDFPLLEWSEEEGRYVARHHPFTSPMDEDLPLMDSAPEKVRAKAYDLVMDGNEIAGGSIRIHRRELQRKMFRLLQISDQEAENKFGFLLEALEYGAPPHGGIAFGFDRLAMLLAGRSSIRDVIAFPKTNRAVSLMDGAPSEVDPRQLAELGIVVIPATKEGN from the coding sequence TTGGCAAGGGAGGCTTGGCAAAGGACGCACACCTGCGGGGAGCTACGGGCGGAGCACGTCGGCCAGACGGTGACCCTATGCGGATGGGTTCACCGGTTGCGGGATCACGGGGGTCTTATCTTTGTCGACTTGCGGGACCGCTACGGGATCACCCAAGTCCGGTTTGACCCTGAGGTCAGTGGGCCGGCACGGGACGCGGCGCGCGGGCTGAAGAGCGAGTACGTGGTCAGCGTAACCGGCACGGTCGAGAGGCGCCCCGCGGGGATGGTCAACCCAAAGCTGGCCACGGGTGAGGTAGAGGTGGCGGCAAGGGAAGTGCGCGTCCTGAACGAGGCCAAGACGCCCCCCTTTGTGATCGCGGACCACACGGAGGCATCCGAGGAGCTCCGCCTGAAGTACCGGTACCTCGACCTGCGCCGGCCGGAAATGCAGGAGAACCTGCTGCTGCGGCATCGGCTCTACCAGGTCGTCCGCGCGTTCCTCAACCAGCACGGATTCGTGGAAATCGAGACGCCTTTTCTGATGCGGAGCACGCCGGAAGGAGCCCGCGACTTTCTCGTCCCCAGTCGCATCCATCGTGGGAAGTTCTACGCTCTCCCTCAGTCCCCCCAGACCTACAAGCAAATCCTCATGGTCGCGGGATTTGACCGCTACTACCAGATTGTTCGCTGCTTCCGGGACGAGGACCTCCGTGCCGACCGGCAACCGGAGTTTACCCAGATCGACCTGGAGATGTCCTTTGTAACCCGCGAGGACGTGATGGAGCTGGTGGAGGGGCTGATGGTGCACATCTTCCGCGAGATCCTCGGACAGGATCTCGCCGCCCCGTTCCCGAGGCTTACGTACGAACAGGCGATGCGCCGCTACGGGACGGACAAGCCCGACCTGCGCTATGGTCTCGAACTATTCGACATCACGGAAGTCGCGGCGCAGTCGGAGTTTCGTGTGTTCCGCAGCGTGGCCGAGAATCACGGCGCTGTGATCGGGCTTTGCCTGCCGGGGGGCGCTGCCTACTCGCGAAAGGATGTGGACGAGCTCACCCAGTACGTCACCTCCTGCGGTGGCCGTGGGCTGGTGACGTTGAAGGTTGAAGGGGGGAAGCTGGAAGGGGGAGCTGCGAAATTCCTCTCGGAAGGGGAACAGGCGGCGATTCTGGAGCAAAGCGGGGCTAGGTCGGGCGATCTCCTGTTGTTCGTCGCCGATGCGCGTGAGACTGCATTGCAACTGGCGGGGAACCTCCGGCAGCACTTGGCGGAACGGGAGAACCTGATCGACGGCCGCAAACACGCCTTGGTCTGGATCGTGGACTTCCCCCTCCTGGAGTGGTCGGAGGAGGAGGGGCGCTACGTGGCCCGCCACCATCCGTTCACGAGCCCGATGGACGAAGATCTTCCTCTCATGGACAGCGCCCCCGAAAAGGTTCGGGCCAAGGCCTACGATCTCGTAATGGACGGAAACGAGATCGCAGGCGGATCGATCCGGATCCACCGTCGGGAGCTCCAGCGCAAGATGTTCCGCCTGCTGCAGATCAGCGACCAGGAGGCGGAGAACAAGTTCGGCTTCCTCCTGGAGGCTCTGGAATACGGGGCACCCCCCCATGGAGGGATTGCTTTCGGTTTCGACCGCCTGGCGATGTTGTTGGCCGGGCGATCTTCCATCCGGGATGTGATCGCTTTCCCGAAGACCAACCGCGCTGTCTCCCTGATGGACGGAGCCCCCTCGGAAGTAGACCCACGGCAGTTGGCCGAACTCGGGATCGTAGTGATCCCCGCAACGAAGGAAGGTAACTGA
- a CDS encoding LysM peptidoglycan-binding domain-containing protein, whose product MRVGKLAMAVLALGVLFSMLLTANPIVAQEKKMSMEEYNAQLRQYQEREAKAKADLQKCQTDVEQLKAQIASLDEQIKTVWKEIYDLLGVTEADVQAFRQQLAELERQVDDLAALSPEELFKRRKELDAAEAKLNELKKNKIALLSEMQDRIARIEGKIAQLRAKMPKARYDEYTVVRGDYLWKIAGKPQIYGDPYQWMRIYTYNRDQIKDPNLIYPNQVLKIHRECGPGEYLVAKGDYLQKIAANPAVYNDPTKWTRIYEANKDIIGNDPNLIYPYSVFVIPRE is encoded by the coding sequence ATGAGAGTAGGTAAACTCGCGATGGCGGTTCTCGCTCTGGGTGTGCTCTTCTCCATGCTCCTCACCGCCAATCCGATCGTCGCCCAAGAGAAGAAGATGAGCATGGAGGAGTACAACGCTCAGCTGCGCCAGTACCAGGAGCGGGAAGCGAAAGCCAAAGCCGATCTCCAGAAATGCCAGACGGATGTTGAGCAGCTGAAGGCTCAGATTGCCTCCCTGGACGAGCAGATCAAGACGGTCTGGAAAGAGATCTACGATCTCCTTGGGGTGACGGAAGCCGACGTACAAGCCTTCCGCCAGCAGTTGGCGGAGTTGGAGAGGCAGGTAGATGACCTGGCCGCCCTCTCGCCGGAAGAGCTGTTTAAGCGGCGCAAAGAGCTCGATGCAGCGGAGGCTAAGCTGAACGAGCTGAAGAAGAACAAGATCGCTTTGCTTTCGGAAATGCAGGACCGTATCGCCCGCATCGAGGGAAAGATCGCCCAGCTCCGCGCCAAGATGCCCAAGGCCCGCTATGACGAATACACTGTGGTGCGCGGTGACTACCTCTGGAAGATCGCGGGCAAGCCCCAAATCTACGGTGATCCGTACCAGTGGATGCGCATCTACACCTATAACCGCGACCAGATCAAGGACCCGAATCTCATCTACCCGAATCAGGTTCTGAAAATCCACCGCGAGTGTGGTCCGGGAGAGTATCTGGTCGCCAAGGGCGATTACCTCCAGAAAATCGCCGCAAACCCGGCGGTTTACAATGATCCGACGAAGTGGACCCGTATCTACGAAGCCAATAAAGACATTATTGGCAACGATCCCAATCTGATCTATCCTTACTCAGTGTTCGTGATTCCTAGGGAATAA
- a CDS encoding PhoH family protein, giving the protein MSERRISIRGIDHLGLLGLHDANLRRLQEAFDATIVVRGGEIVLRGDEQELDALERIFNELIFILNRTDRVTEGDVDTVTQLVLAESRSALERRPEGAERSETAVGRRSVILYSKSGAIRPKSAGQQRYYEATLENDIVFVIGPAGTGKTYLAVAIAVAALRERQVERIILTRPAVEAGESLGYLPGDLREKIEPYLRPLYDALHDMIPAEKLRKLMETNTIEIAPLAYMRGRTLNNAYVILDEAQNTSALQMKMFLTRLGVNSKAIITGDITQVDLPSHAQSGLVQIQDVLKGIEGIAFVYLDDTDVVRHRLVREIIRAYDAYDAARAAAGEKTPDEVRRARMEGRGEASSSAS; this is encoded by the coding sequence ATGAGTGAGCGAAGGATCTCCATCCGTGGGATCGATCATTTGGGGCTTCTCGGCCTCCACGATGCGAATCTCCGAAGGCTTCAGGAGGCGTTTGATGCCACAATCGTGGTACGAGGCGGGGAGATCGTCCTGCGTGGGGACGAGCAGGAGCTGGACGCCCTGGAACGCATCTTCAACGAGCTCATCTTCATCCTGAACCGCACCGACCGTGTCACAGAGGGAGACGTCGACACGGTGACCCAGCTCGTTCTGGCCGAAAGCCGGTCCGCCTTGGAACGGCGCCCGGAGGGGGCCGAGCGGTCGGAGACTGCCGTGGGCCGGCGCTCGGTGATCCTCTACAGCAAGAGCGGGGCGATCCGGCCCAAGTCCGCTGGCCAGCAGCGCTATTACGAGGCCACGCTGGAGAACGACATCGTCTTCGTGATCGGGCCGGCTGGGACGGGCAAGACCTATTTGGCCGTAGCAATCGCCGTGGCAGCCTTGCGCGAGCGCCAGGTGGAACGAATCATCCTCACTCGGCCCGCCGTGGAAGCGGGAGAAAGCCTGGGGTACCTACCAGGGGATCTGCGCGAGAAGATCGAGCCGTATCTTCGGCCCCTTTACGACGCTCTCCACGACATGATCCCGGCAGAGAAGCTCCGCAAGCTGATGGAGACCAACACAATCGAAATCGCACCTCTGGCCTATATGCGAGGGCGCACCCTGAACAACGCCTACGTCATCTTGGACGAAGCGCAGAACACCTCCGCCCTTCAGATGAAAATGTTCCTCACTCGGCTCGGAGTGAACAGCAAAGCGATCATCACCGGAGACATTACTCAGGTCGACCTGCCGAGCCATGCGCAATCGGGGCTTGTTCAGATTCAGGACGTCCTCAAGGGCATCGAGGGCATCGCTTTTGTGTATCTGGATGATACCGATGTCGTGCGTCATCGCTTGGTACGAGAGATCATTCGGGCGTACGACGCCTACGATGCAGCACGGGCGGCGGCTGGGGAGAAGACGCCGGACGAGGTGCGACGCGCCCGGATGGAAGGCAGGGGGGAAGCCTCCTCGTCCGCTTCGTAG
- a CDS encoding HDIG domain-containing protein — protein sequence MPQVLIFAAFVVGTALLFPRGKTYQFANLRVGDVYVGEEIIAPFTFPVSKTEEEYRQDVERARQAVPAVFAKQDSIRDLELSRFSRLLRRLILSAKVSSAAEAQSADLAPILRDYGILLPEESLESLPVLLRQVANSSALVDILSDLYDTGILNLSKSQLSTGSGRLLILDDGREVVDEVRFYYDLEEAKASLLERLRQTHESDDLVKVAYQLSLPFLRPNLIYQEAETQRRVEEAVRSVPRVKGMVLERERIIDSHERVTPEHLQKLRSMAEALAERQAGAGRLRALVPSFGNILYVAAAMGLLLAYLALAQRHVLLARDKSLLVVIILLFPVGVSYFLISARLPAYLVPAAVSSMLLTIFFGSQTGFVGTVTLSLILGGMWGSDFSLAALLLFTGSVAVAAVSRVRTRSWVLNSVARLVAAYVVAVAALELTHFVSSHKLLVSWAQGIAAGFLAPVLTYGLVVVLEYAFDVTTDMTLLELSDLNHPLLRELAFRAPGTYHHSLMVGNLAEAAAEAIGANSLLARVGAYYHDIGKLDMPEYFIENQGTGKNPHDKLSPTMSALILANHIRQGIEKAREAGLPKEVIAFIPEHQGTQLMSYFYERARRSGEGRVDEQKFRYPGPKPQTKETAIVMLADAVEAAVRSLKQPTLSRVRQTVNSIIQRRFNEGELDESPLTLRDLNKIADAFVQILTGLFHPRIEYPQVLEQRAPATGEPVGTRDAAQAPARQEESILEGPGIQHQSAPHSTRPRSARRT from the coding sequence GTGCCGCAGGTCTTGATCTTCGCCGCTTTTGTGGTAGGGACCGCCCTGCTTTTCCCCCGCGGCAAGACCTATCAGTTCGCCAACCTCCGTGTCGGTGATGTGTACGTGGGCGAAGAGATCATCGCCCCCTTCACCTTCCCCGTGAGCAAGACGGAGGAGGAATATCGGCAGGACGTCGAGCGTGCGCGGCAAGCAGTCCCCGCTGTCTTCGCTAAGCAGGACTCGATCCGAGACCTTGAGCTTTCCCGGTTCAGCCGTCTTCTGCGAAGGCTGATCCTATCCGCAAAGGTATCTTCGGCGGCCGAAGCCCAGTCGGCAGACCTCGCTCCCATCCTGAGAGACTACGGAATCCTCCTACCGGAGGAGAGCCTGGAGTCGTTGCCTGTGCTGTTACGGCAGGTGGCGAACTCCTCTGCCCTGGTCGACATCCTCAGCGATCTCTACGACACAGGGATCCTGAATTTGTCTAAGAGTCAGCTGTCGACGGGATCCGGAAGGTTGCTCATTCTCGACGACGGTCGCGAGGTCGTAGACGAGGTCCGTTTCTACTACGATCTGGAAGAGGCCAAAGCTTCCCTCCTGGAGCGCCTCCGGCAGACGCACGAGAGCGACGATTTGGTGAAGGTCGCCTACCAGCTGTCCCTACCTTTTCTTCGCCCGAATCTGATCTACCAGGAGGCGGAGACGCAGCGGCGTGTGGAAGAGGCCGTGCGCAGTGTTCCTCGCGTTAAGGGGATGGTCCTGGAGCGGGAGCGGATTATCGACAGTCACGAGCGGGTGACGCCGGAGCATCTCCAAAAGTTGCGCAGCATGGCCGAGGCTCTGGCCGAGCGGCAAGCGGGGGCGGGGAGACTGCGGGCGCTTGTGCCAAGCTTCGGGAACATTCTGTACGTCGCCGCGGCCATGGGCTTGCTCTTGGCCTACTTGGCGCTGGCGCAACGCCACGTGCTTCTCGCCCGTGACAAGAGCTTGCTTGTGGTCATCATCCTGCTGTTTCCGGTGGGGGTGAGTTACTTCCTGATCAGCGCTCGGTTGCCGGCCTATCTGGTCCCGGCGGCGGTGTCGTCCATGTTGCTCACCATCTTCTTCGGGTCCCAGACCGGCTTTGTGGGCACGGTCACGCTGTCCCTTATCCTAGGCGGCATGTGGGGTAGCGACTTTTCTCTGGCGGCGCTCCTTCTCTTTACCGGTTCAGTGGCGGTGGCGGCCGTAAGCCGCGTGCGTACTCGGAGCTGGGTGCTCAACTCCGTTGCCCGCTTGGTGGCCGCGTATGTAGTGGCTGTGGCGGCTCTGGAGTTGACGCATTTCGTGTCCTCCCACAAGCTCTTGGTAAGCTGGGCGCAGGGGATCGCGGCTGGATTTCTGGCGCCTGTCCTGACCTATGGCCTGGTGGTCGTCCTCGAGTACGCCTTCGATGTGACGACGGACATGACACTGCTTGAGCTTTCGGATCTGAACCATCCGCTCCTGCGCGAGCTCGCGTTTCGTGCGCCGGGTACCTATCACCACAGCCTGATGGTGGGCAACTTGGCGGAGGCCGCCGCGGAGGCCATCGGAGCCAACTCCCTCCTGGCGCGCGTCGGTGCCTACTACCACGACATCGGGAAGCTGGACATGCCCGAGTACTTCATTGAGAATCAGGGCACTGGCAAGAACCCGCACGACAAGCTTTCGCCTACGATGAGCGCCCTAATCCTGGCCAATCACATCCGGCAGGGGATCGAGAAGGCGCGCGAGGCGGGTCTCCCGAAGGAGGTGATCGCGTTCATTCCGGAGCACCAAGGGACCCAGCTCATGAGCTACTTCTACGAAAGGGCCCGCCGGAGCGGCGAAGGGCGGGTGGACGAGCAGAAATTCCGCTACCCCGGACCGAAGCCCCAAACGAAGGAGACGGCCATTGTGATGCTGGCGGATGCTGTCGAAGCGGCCGTGCGGAGTCTGAAGCAGCCAACGCTGTCGCGCGTCCGCCAGACGGTGAATTCCATCATCCAGCGCCGGTTCAACGAGGGGGAGTTGGACGAAAGCCCCCTGACCCTACGCGATCTGAACAAGATCGCCGATGCCTTTGTGCAGATCCTAACCGGCCTGTTCCACCCCAGAATCGAGTACCCGCAGGTCCTGGAGCAGCGAGCTCCGGCAACCGGAGAGCCCGTGGGAACGCGGGACGCAGCCCAGGCACCCGCTCGGCAGGAGGAATCGATCCTTGAAGGTCCAGGTATTCAACACCAGTCGGCGCCACATTCCACGCGGCCGCGTTCTGCGCGTCGTACGTGA
- the ybeY gene encoding rRNA maturation RNase YbeY translates to MKVQVFNTSRRHIPRGRVLRVVREIMQQYAGARQVEVRVIFTEEGEIRALNQRFLGRDEPTDVLAFDLGEKDLEGEIYISVPTAAIQAREYGTGFWEELSRLAAHGALHLVGFDDAAEEDRQQMRQLEDHFLARSQMPANKTGKEG, encoded by the coding sequence TTGAAGGTCCAGGTATTCAACACCAGTCGGCGCCACATTCCACGCGGCCGCGTTCTGCGCGTCGTACGTGAGATCATGCAGCAGTATGCGGGTGCCCGGCAGGTGGAGGTCCGCGTCATCTTCACGGAGGAAGGCGAGATCCGAGCCCTGAACCAGCGCTTCCTGGGGCGGGACGAGCCTACAGACGTCCTGGCCTTTGATCTGGGCGAGAAAGACCTGGAGGGCGAAATCTACATCAGCGTCCCGACCGCAGCGATCCAGGCTCGAGAGTACGGCACCGGTTTTTGGGAGGAGCTGAGCCGCCTCGCCGCGCACGGAGCACTCCATCTGGTAGGGTTCGACGACGCGGCTGAGGAGGACCGACAGCAGATGCGGCAGCTGGAAGACCATTTTCTGGCGCGGTCGCAAATGCCGGCCAACAAGACAGGCAAGGAGGGCTGA